One stretch of Toxoplasma gondii ME49 chromosome XI, whole genome shotgun sequence DNA includes these proteins:
- a CDS encoding ULK kinase (encoded by transcript TGME49_316150~Gene product name based on ToxoDB Community Expert Annotation. Predicted member of protein kinase family Other;ULK, (PMID:22047078).), producing the protein MSKKKVGVYILDERIGRGSFAAVWKGHIEQTKEIVAVKVISRHTVHEATQLNQEVAVLKQLQHPNIVRFIDLKKSQFHYYLVLEFCPGGDVSSLLHRHGGRIAEAFARRLLQQMAAGLLEIHRRSYIHRDLKPQNLLLSSASHAATLKIADFGFARSLQPWDLAATICGSPLYMAPEILQHQYYDAKADLWSVGAIFFEMLHGRPPFSGQNPLQLLKNIERTAAAGPAFSDAVPLSPSCQDLLRKLLRANPAERMSPEDFFSHPYVVGETLREGGEKSSLLSSLPDLPHLPAAADEAPAGARVEAAKQREGENTRERRETQRRRVREGRRRETRLGEAHTPARRDGTRGKRGQDASGGDELSRHPDRDGGDAEGERGICQGGERGSKADEMVKRENAEDRPDARESKENGGETPARGFFREEEKHSEEVKEEGTKETANEGGQNCMQQLSRGSLSSNVCQRAERDIPPWREHKRRAPLLQILRVENLSHENLLHLLSPHTSPIRPSFVSSSSASSSSSASSSSFSSSSASVSPFFQSPGTVSREELLGAPVLSPFFGEDRKQKNERRKSVPHLEAKTPGRTETTHTREEDPRSATPGTEKRNCGLSVSQLSQKEDEVRERRSSGVETAPSARADDRPGVYVQSKMDSVEPPGSALASPVLPDRGTSFRCAKTYMHMRSETLDSSVGCPSASEAFADEHLPSPALVGPLPFSSCLLSHSSSSSASPCAAVSSPLSSLSHRTSPAPAYTSSTFSGSDSSSSLAACLQLQAASPVSPPPSVFRSSLSATSSAAPVLLPRQENLAGKSEGAKKGDEEGPRQDGAELKEVGAEDIGGETETKREEEDDTCEDYVIVATEAEEPPHLSRFYMFPKTTPANARSTGPSSGGRLISFSSQKFERRSTVSPFNHEGAGQARDTGFSTSFASLAENLRRSWVACCRRGASEASLSSGSLSASLSNAKAVSCQTRARLKEGKPTPLRPRCDASSSSSSTSAFSSSPTSSSSYASVSSSTSFSSPSFPSSACAGSSPSSGVAPSVASSSSLLVPPLPSSASSSCPSSSSSSPLVPSYSSSSPSFCSSSSSSCSSSPLSFPRPADAPPEPEALPSFAASSDQGKVRSTPGAFAGTDEEAFLSLHVENLCLVAQDLFCLAQSLARAAAAKRCRERRLFLETHRRGSDEPESERSRRRRGVQSETAEEAPEEERQGDGHGDTEEDGEEESRKDAQEGEKANETETERLTMGGAEKQSGMQSKRARNSKMAEDGKAFRREEGQKKREDMPQRVNKCTAAEDQERREGGELQNETFSVDAQVKGGESSASLACGGLGLLVPALALLQKALAVTPDRRREAALQQSFRDALCLARWCSYTARASACAAEDSDPCESRLRGECSKVDWAGNQLGPSESEDEREGCFSAQTTNGLSFTKTRFSLFPPSFPRSPSGTRICRAQALPRTAVHTDRYRLSPSLSSAFRPRPGGNEIPASSEGSVAEFAALSRDEGAGKLRAGESQPAVFPSPFSFSFFPSSPAARACRASLKSKALAFPQPGSLSTSAFSLLSSSGSLTSLTETSDSVQAKKNRRASFSALAASASSLAPFESAFSSSFTSPSPSLASHTPSSSPSVVAVPRGTSLLSSSSSASSASSPLVSSLPGASPPMEPAARRSSAGQASACSACFSVEKRASLLAGLSPGGAPAEETPRDSDGRSCLNRPPSGAPREQALRFPKERDEGTSSQTRASSEKECVRRKHPSRGDEHLVLSEQRRGEKGDEGSRRGETEELQEGRREPRRGDAKTEQGEEGRRGEAREEKTVWREEREGECQCMFCWEARPVSDTVVDFLFPCFSPAADVRGSLTAEKKTFLAEPEKPTSSSSSFAPAAFSRTASSPSPLWPLSFPVKPLGPRMPALHCLSLLVARVKHLLSVNTEQLTEELFFLDERAVHTHQPPSRVPLSAPAVHFFPVASPSLSPPHCLGPAVSSLSPSSALPSASSSSPLPSAVPSFSSCGPSSSLDSPPLSSVKRSGLCAGVTFRENLAGLLLDVLRLLAREESPEAQASVLVQVHLLSRALTLQQRLHARVRSQLQEGSPGLKKQLPRPDDPEAFPSFWMGV; encoded by the exons ATGTCAAAGAAAAAGGTCGGCGTTTACATTCTGGATGAGCGGATCGGCCGTGGCTCCTTCGCAGCCGTGTGGAAGGGTCACATCGAGCAAACGAAAGAGATCGTGGCCGTGAAAGTGATCTCCCGTCACACAGTTCACGAAGCTACGCAACTGAACCAGGAAGTCGCTGTCCTCAAACAGCTCCAACACCCGAACATTGTACGATTTATTGATTTGAAG AAGAGCCAGTTCCACTACTACCTCGTTCTCGAGTTCTGTCCGGGCGGCGACGTGTCCAGTTTGCTGCACCGGCACGGGGGAAGGATCGCAGAGGCGTTTGCGCGTCGACTGCTGCAGCAGATGGCGGCGGGGCTTTTGGAGATTCACCGGAGAAGCTATATCCACCGGGACTTGAAGCCGCAGAATTTGCTGCTCTCCTCggcttcgcatgcagcgactcTGAAAATCGCAGACTTTGGTTTCGCCCGCTCCCTCCAACCCTGGGATCTCGCGGCCACGATTTGCGGCTCCCCGCTGTACATGGCGCCTGAGATTCTCCAGCACCAGTACTACGACGCGAAGGCGGATTTGTGGTCAGTGGGAGCGATTTTCTTCGAAATGCTTCACGGCCGGCCACCCTTCTCTGGACAGAATCCCCTGCAGCTCCTGAAGAACATCGAGCGAACTGCTGCAGCTGGACCCGCCTTCTCAGACGCCGTGCCGCTCAGCCCCAGCTGCCAGGACTTGCTGCGGAAACTTCTCCGCGCGAATCCTGCCGAGCGCATGAGCCCCGAAGACTTCTTTTCTCATCCGTACGTCGTTGGAGAGACTCTCCgcgaaggtggagaaaaaTCAAGTCTtttgtcttcgcttcctgaCCTGCCTCATCTTCCAGCTGCAGCAGACGAGGCGCCTGCGGGCGCGCGAGTGGAAGCGGCGAAACaaagggaaggcgagaacacccgagagagacgcgaaacacAAAGGCGACGAGTGAGAGAAGGGCGGAGGCGGGAGACCAGACTCGGAGAAGCACACACACCGGCGAGGAGAGATGGCACGCGTGGAAAGCGAGGGCAGGATGCGTCCGGCGGGGATGAGTTGTCTAGACACCCGGATAGAGACGGCGGAGATGCAGAAGGTGAACGGGGCATCTGTCaaggcggagaaagaggatCAAAAGCAGACGAAATGGTGAAGCGAGAGAATGCTGAAGACCGACCAGATGCGCGGGAGAGCAAGGAGAAcggtggagagacgccggctcgcggcttcttccgcgaggaggagaagcacagCGAAGAGGTAAAGGAGGAAGGGACAAAAGAGACGGCAAACGAGGGGGGgcagaactgcatgcaacaacTATCTCGtggctctctttcttcgaacGTCTGTCAACGAGCCGAACGAGACATCCCACCGTGGAGAGAACACAAGCGAAGGGCACCCCTCCTTCAGATTCTTCGTGTCGAAAACCTCTCACACGAAAATCTGCTTCACTTGCTCTCTCCGCATACCAGTCCAATCCGGCcatctttcgtctcctcttcttctgcctcttcttcgtcatctgcttcctcttcttccttttcttcttcttcggcctctGTGTCCCCATTCTTTCAGTCCCCAGGAACTGTGTCACGTGAGGAGTTGCTCGGGGCCcctgttctgtctcccttctttggagaagacagaaagcagaagaatgagagaagaaagagcgttCCTCATCTCGAAGCCAAGACACCCGGAAGGACAGAAACGACGCACACAAGGGAGGAAGATCCACGCTCTGCGACGCCGGGAACCGAGAAGAGAAATTGCGGGCTCTCGGTGAGCCAGCTTTCGcaaaaagaggacgaagtGAGGGAACGGCGGAGTTCTGGAGTAGAGACAGCACCCAGCGCGCGAGCAGACGACAGACCtggagtgtatgtacagtcCAAGATGGACTCCGTTGAACCTCCAGGCTCTGCACTTGCGTCTCCGGTCCTTCCAGACCGGGGCACGAGTTTCCGCTGCGCAAAaacatacatgcacatgcggTCGGAGACTCTCGATTCTTCTGTAGGGTGTCCGTCCGCGTCAGAGGCTTTTGCCGACGAGCACCTGCCATCCCCCGCCTTGGTAGGAccgctgcctttctcttcgtgtcttctgtcacattcctcttcttcctctgcttcgccgtgCGCTGCTGTATCCTctccgctttcctctctttctcatcGTACCTCTCCCGCACCCGCGTACACATCTTCGACCTTCTCAGGTTCagattcttcttcctctctcgctgcctgcTTGCAGCTTCAGGCTGCCTCacccgtctctcctccgccgtctgttttccgctcttctctctctgcgacttcctctgctgcgccggttcttcttcctcgtcaagAGAATCTGGCAGGCAAGTCAGAAGGCgcaaaaaaaggagacgaggaagggcCCAGACAAGATGGGGCGGAACTGAAGGAAGTAGGGGCGGAGGACATCGGaggcgaaacggagacgaaacgagaggaagaagacgacacaTGCGAAGACTACGTGATTGTGGCAACTGAGGCCGAGGAGCCGCCTCACCTGTCGCGCTTCTACATGTTTCCAAAAACAACTCCGGCGAACGCAAGGTCAACTGGGCCTTCCTCGGGAGGCCGTTtgatttccttttcttcgcaaAAGTTCGAGAGGCGCTCgacagtgtctcctttcaACCACGAGGGTGCGGGACAGGCCAGAGACACTGGCTTCTCCACCAGCTTCGCCTCGTTGGCTGAAAACCTCCGACGCTCGTGGGTCGCCTGTTGCCGCCGAGGCGCCTCGGAGGCGTCTCTGTCCAGCGgatctctttctgcttcgctctcgaATGCGAAAGCTGTGAGTTGTCAGACTCGAGCGAGGTTGAAGGAGGGGAAGCCGACGCCGCTCCGCCCGCGGTGTgacgcctcttcgtcttcttcttccacttccgctttctcttcttccccgacatcttcttcctcttacgcttccgtttcttcatctacatctttttcgtctccctccttcccGTCCTCCGCATGCGCGGGCTCGTCACCTTCTTCTGGTGTAGCACCTTCTGtcgcgtcctcttcctcgttgctTGTTCCCCCGCTTccgtcctctgcgtcctcttcgtgCCCATCcagctcttcctcgtcaccGCTTGTTCCCTCGtattcctcttcttctccctctttctgctcctcttcctcgtccagttgttcgtcttctcccctctcttttcctcggcCTGCTGATGCGCCTCCGGAACCGGAggctcttccttccttcgctgcctcttcaGACCAGGGGAAGGTGAGGTCGACGCCGGGCGCTTTCGCGGGAACCGACGAAGaggcctttctctcgctgcacgTGGAGAACCTCTGTCTGGTCGCCCAGgatctcttctgcctcgcgcAGAGCCTCGCTCGAGCCGCTGCTGCcaagagatgcagagagcgGCGCCTCTTCTTGGAGACACATCGGCGGGGGTCAGACGAGCCAGAGTCCGAGAGATCACGGAGACGCCGCGGGGTCCAGAGCGAGACAGCTGAGGAAGCccccgaagaagagaggcaaggagacggccacggagacaccgaggaagacggggaagaagaaagcaggaaagacGCCCAAGAAGgtgagaaggcgaacgagacagagacggagaggctcACGAtgggaggcgcagagaaacagTCAGGGATGCAGTCGAAACGAGCGAGGAACAGCAAGATGGCCGAAGATGGAAAGGCGTTtcgaagggaagaagggcagaagaagagagaggacatgCCTCAGAGGGTGAACAAGTGCACCGCGGCGGAGGAccaggaaaggcgagaaggaggcgaactTCAGAACGAGACTTTCTCTGTGGATGCACAAgtgaaaggaggagagagctcAGCAAGCCTCGCATGCGGAGGCCTGGGTCTCTTGGTCCCTGCCTTGGCGCTGCTCCAGAAGGCCCTTGCAGTCACCCCCGACAGAAGAC GAGAAGCTGCACTGCAACAGAGTTTCCGCGACGCCCTCTGCTTGGCGCGCTGGTGTTCGTATACCGCACGagcgagtgcatgcgctgcagaAGACTCCGATCCATGCGAG AGTCGGCTTCGTGGAGAGTGTTCGAAGGTGGACTGGGCGGGAAACCAGCTGGGGCCGTCAGAGTCGGAagacgagcgagaaggaTGTTTCTCTGCGCAGACAACGAACGGTCTCAGTTTCACAAAAACaaggttttctctgtttcctccttcaTTTCCTCGGTCCCCGTCTGGGACGCGGATTTGTCGCGCGCAGGCGCTACCTCGAACGGCTGTACATACTGATAGGTaccgcctttctccttctctctcgtctgcgtttcgtccACGCCCGGGAGGCAACGAGATTCCTGCCTCATCGGAAGGCTCTGTTGCCGAGTTTGCGGCTCtgtcgagagacgaaggagccGGCAAACTGCGTGCGGGGGAGTCTCAACCTGCcgtcttcccctctcccttctccttttcgttttttccttcttcaccgGCAGCCCGCGCCTGTCGAGCGTCTCTGAAGAGCAAGGCCCTGGCGTTCCCTCAGCCTGGCTCTCTGTCgacttctgccttctctctgctttcctcctcgGGGTCCCTGACTTCTCTCACAGAGACGTCCGATTCTGtgcaagcgaaaaaaaaccgGAGAGCCTCGTTCTCTGCACTGGCTGCCTCTGCCTCATCGCTTGCTCCCTTCGAGTcggcgttctcttcttccttcacttcACCTTCCCCTTCTTTGGCGTCACAtacgccttcttcctctccgtctgttGTTGCCGTTCCCCGTGGTACCTcactcttgtcttcttcctcttctgcttcatctgcatcttctccactcgtttcttcccttcctggTGCTTCGCCCCCAATGGAGCCGGCAGCGCGTCGCTCGTCGGCTGGCCAggcgagtgcatgcagcgcctgtttttctgtcgagaagagagcctcgcttctcgccggcCTCTCTCCAGGAGGGGCACCAGCGGAGGAGACTCCGCGCGACAGCGATGGCCGGAGCTGTCTAAACAGGCCACCCAGCGGCGCCCCGCGGGAGCAGGCGTTGCGTTTTCCGAAGGAACGCGACGAAGGAACTTCCAGTCAGACCCGGGCGTCGTCCGAGAAAGAATGCGTGCGAAGGAAACACCCGAGTCGCGGAGATGAGCACCTGGTCCTGAGCgagcagaggcgaggcgagaagggagacgaaggaagcagaagaggagaaaccgaAGAGCTCcaggaagggaggagagaaccaAGAAGGGGAGATGCGAAGACagagcaaggagaagaaggaagacgaggagaagcgagagaagagaaaacagtctggcgagaagaaagagaaggcgagtgcCAGTGCATGTTTTGCTGGGAGGCGCGGCCTGTTTCCGACACGGTGGTagattttctttttccttgttTCAGCCCTGCCGCGGATGTTCGAGGATCGCTgacagcggagaaaaaaacctTCCTCGCTGAGCCTGAGAAGCcgacctcttcttcatcttccttcGCGCCcgctgccttctcgcgcactgcctcctcgccgtcgcctctctggcctctctctttcccggTCAAGCCTCTCGGTCCCCGCATGCCTgctctccactgtctctctctgctcgtcgCTCGCGTAAAACATCTGCTCTCAGTGAACACGGAGCAACTCACTGAGGaactcttctttctcgatGAACgggctgtacatacacaccaGCCACCAAGCCgtgtgcctctctctgcgcccgCCGTCCACTTCTTTCCcgttgcttctccttcgctttctccacCGCATTGCCTTGGTCctgctgtctcgtctctgtctccctcttctgctctaccgtctgcttcttcctcttctcctctgccttctgcggttccttctttttcttcctgcggtccgtcttcttctttggaCTCTCCTCCCCTGTCTTCTGTGAAGCGTTCTGGGCTGTGTGCTGGAGTGACTTTTCGGGAGAACCTGGCAGGTTTGCTGCTTGACGTACTGCGCCTTCTTGCGCGGGAGGAGTCGCCGGAGGCACAGGCCAGCGTCCTCGTCCAAGTTCACCTCCTCTCCCGTGCGCTGACTCTTCAgcagcgtctgcatgcgcgcgtaCGTTCGCAGCTTCAAGAGGGAAGTCCTGGATTGAAAAAGCAATTGCCACGGCCTGACGACCCGGAGGCGTTCCCCTCATTTTGGATGGGAGTGTGA
- a CDS encoding hypothetical protein (encoded by transcript TGME49_316140~Predicted trans-membrane domain (TMHMM2.0):161-181:185-208), producing MGWWPFGGGDSSASGKATASTSLPKSEFDEFVPPPPVGGAVAPPPPPKALGATAVDVNTPFKGFSSPPPAPPAPPSTSSSSSSTSFAMPSLSVGKTEDYYAKEDFGKYSSPYSESPGIYDREYIEEERRRMHGGREASFLDRHVTNPRLRNCLEGVKMGMKMGAAVGGIFGLLTGGYAAVANRNLLILPVSVVGGAVSFGFFLGCGMVIRCDEPRAVSAPSALLANQKRFAFLGRNEPGVNSPGSARLQAWECKFPVLERRHR from the exons ATGGGCTG GTGGCCATTTGGCGGCGGAGACTCTTCCGCGTCCGGCAAAGCAACCGCTTCCACAAGTTTGCCAAAGAGCGAATTCGATGAATTCGTTCCACCTCCTCCAGTGGGTGGAGCCGTCGCGCCTCCGC CCCCTCCGAAAGCACTTGGAGCAACTGCAGTGGATGTCAACACTCCGTTCAAAGGCTTCTCCAGTCCTCCGCCCGCGCCGCCAG cgcccCCCTCCacgtcgtcctcttcttcctcgaccaGTTTTGCGATGCCATCCCTGAGTGTCGGGAAAACGGAGGACTATTATGCCAAAGAAGACTTCGGCAAATACTC CTCTCCGTACTCAGAGTCCCCTGGCATCTATGACCGCGAATACatcgaagaggagaggcggcgcatgcacggtGGCCGCGAAGCTTCGTTTCTGGACCGCCACGTCACAAATCCGAGGCTGAGAAACTGCCTGGAAGGCGTCAAGATGGGAATGAAGATG GGAGCCGCGGTCGGCGGCATTTTTGGACTGCTCACTGGCGGATACGCCGCCGTGGCCAACCGAAATCTCCTCATTCTCCCTGTTTCTGTA GTTGGCGGAGCCGTCAgtttcggcttcttccttgGGTGCGGAATGGTTATCAGGTGCGACGAAcctcgcgctgtctctgcacccTCTGCGCTTCTGGCAAACCAAAAACGATTTGCTTTCCTCGGTAGAAACGAGCCCGGGGTGAACTCTCCTGGGAGTGCTCGGCTTCAGGCGTGGGAGTGCAAGTTCCCCGTGCTGGAGCGGCGACACCGATAG